In Streptomyces sp. NBC_00414, a single window of DNA contains:
- the bdeA gene encoding bis(hydroxyethyl) terephthalate hydrolase, with protein MTGAVAALAAVVGLSSLATPGAHAADNPYERGPAPTTSSIEAARGSYSVSQTSVSSLSVTGFGGGTVYYPTSTSDGTFGAVAISPGYTGTQSSISWLGPRLASQGFVVFTIDTLTTLDQPDSRGRQLLAALDYLTGRSSVRTRIDSSRLAVAGHSMGGGGSLEAAKSRPALQAAIPLTPWNTDKSWPEVTTPTLIFGADGDTIAPVASHAEPFYGSLPSSTDKAYLELNGATHFTPNSSDTTIAKYSISWLKRFVDNDTRYEQFLCPLPRPSLTIEEYRGNCPHTS; from the coding sequence ATCACCGGCGCCGTCGCGGCGCTCGCCGCCGTCGTGGGCCTCAGTTCCCTGGCGACTCCGGGGGCCCATGCCGCGGACAACCCCTACGAGCGCGGCCCCGCCCCCACCACGTCGAGCATCGAGGCGGCACGCGGCTCGTACAGCGTGTCCCAGACGAGCGTCTCGTCGCTGTCGGTCACCGGTTTCGGCGGCGGGACCGTGTACTACCCGACGAGCACCAGCGACGGGACGTTCGGCGCGGTGGCCATCTCGCCCGGGTACACCGGAACCCAGTCCTCGATCTCGTGGCTGGGCCCACGGCTGGCCTCCCAGGGCTTCGTGGTGTTCACCATCGACACCCTGACGACCCTGGACCAGCCCGACTCGCGCGGCCGCCAACTGCTGGCCGCGCTGGACTACCTCACCGGGCGCAGCAGTGTGCGTACCCGGATCGACAGCAGCCGGCTCGCGGTGGCGGGGCACTCGATGGGAGGCGGCGGCAGCCTCGAAGCCGCCAAGTCCCGCCCCGCCCTCCAGGCGGCGATCCCGCTGACCCCGTGGAACACCGACAAGTCCTGGCCGGAGGTCACCACACCCACCCTGATCTTCGGAGCGGACGGCGACACGATCGCCCCCGTCGCCTCGCACGCGGAGCCGTTCTACGGAAGCCTGCCGTCGTCGACCGACAAGGCGTACCTGGAGCTCAACGGCGCGACGCACTTCACGCCGAACTCGTCCGACACGACGATCGCGAAGTACAGCATTTCCTGGCTCAAGCGGTTCGTGGACAACGACACCCGCTACGAGCAGTTCCTCTGCCCGCTGCCGCGGCCGAGCCTGACCATCGAGGAGTACCGGGGCAACTGCCCCCACACTTCCTGA